From a region of the Acidobacteriota bacterium genome:
- the rnr gene encoding ribonuclease R has product MTLLKLIRERVDHPATPRELLKLLRVPREERAAFKRQLKQLVESGELIQVRGERYGVPDRMNLVVGRVTTNPRGFAFVVPERPVANVSRDIFIAGSNLNQAMHGDLVAARIERFKDGDRAEGRIIRIIERASSTLVGRYEVDESGLGFVVPFDRRVMMDIAVPRDDARGAKPGQMVTIEITRWPTPARNAMGRVADVLGSIDEPGVDTEIIIRKFNIPDQHSEEAVAEATRLGAEVRPRDIASRTDFRHLQTVTIDGEHARDFDDAITIEKLPNGHYWLGVHIADVAHYVTEGSALDEEAYERGTSVYFPERAVHMFPAELATGLCSLNPNVDRLVLSCLMEVDRRGHVVRYEIHDGVIHSDARMTYTAVNGILADRDPKLMAQYRDLVPMFESMRELFEILNTRRHARGSIDFDLKEPEIVLDDEGLVEDIIALERNVAHRLIEEFMLLANETVAQHLDDENVPTLYRVHEEPDPVKVEAFEEFVSTLGYSLGAPQNALRPKHFQKLVERIHGTPEEKPIAFLMLRTMQKARYDAANLGHFGLAAQSYTHFTSPIRRYPDLVVHRTLRESRRGMADERRAELTEDLPEVARHTSERERRADEAERELVQWKKVRFMANKVGEEFDGYITGVSAFGLFIELIEHFVEGLVHISTMADDYYRFVENAHTLKGENTGKVYRLGDKVTVQVVRVDMERRQIDLGLVDILESVRRSERNRGPRRGKAQPRKEQHLKSTPSRRQRPRRRDRAAGRGRR; this is encoded by the coding sequence ATGACGCTCCTCAAGCTTATCCGCGAACGCGTCGACCACCCCGCCACTCCGCGCGAGCTTCTCAAGCTGCTCCGAGTTCCCCGCGAAGAGCGCGCCGCGTTCAAGCGGCAGCTGAAACAGCTCGTCGAGTCGGGCGAGTTGATCCAGGTTCGCGGGGAGCGCTACGGCGTCCCCGACCGCATGAACCTCGTCGTCGGCCGCGTGACGACGAACCCGCGGGGCTTCGCGTTCGTGGTCCCCGAGCGCCCGGTCGCCAACGTGTCCCGCGACATCTTCATCGCGGGCTCCAACCTGAATCAGGCGATGCACGGCGACCTGGTGGCGGCACGCATCGAGCGATTCAAGGATGGCGACCGCGCCGAGGGGCGAATCATCCGCATCATCGAGCGCGCCTCGAGCACGCTCGTCGGCCGATACGAGGTCGACGAGTCCGGCCTGGGCTTCGTCGTCCCGTTCGACCGGCGCGTGATGATGGATATCGCCGTTCCGCGCGATGACGCCCGCGGCGCCAAGCCGGGGCAGATGGTCACCATCGAGATCACGCGCTGGCCGACGCCGGCGCGCAACGCCATGGGGCGCGTCGCCGACGTGCTGGGGAGCATCGACGAGCCCGGCGTGGATACTGAAATCATCATCCGCAAGTTCAACATCCCCGACCAGCATTCGGAGGAGGCGGTGGCCGAAGCCACGCGGCTCGGCGCCGAGGTGCGGCCGCGCGACATCGCCTCGCGCACGGATTTCCGCCACCTCCAGACGGTCACGATCGACGGCGAGCACGCGCGCGACTTCGACGATGCGATCACGATCGAGAAGCTGCCGAACGGCCACTACTGGCTCGGGGTGCACATCGCGGACGTCGCGCATTACGTCACCGAAGGCAGCGCGCTCGACGAAGAGGCCTACGAGCGCGGAACCTCGGTGTACTTCCCCGAGCGCGCGGTGCACATGTTCCCGGCCGAACTGGCCACCGGCCTGTGCAGCCTCAACCCGAACGTCGATCGCCTCGTCCTTTCTTGCCTGATGGAAGTCGACCGGCGCGGCCACGTCGTCCGCTACGAGATCCACGACGGCGTGATCCACAGCGACGCCCGGATGACCTACACGGCCGTGAACGGCATCCTGGCGGATCGCGATCCGAAACTGATGGCGCAGTACCGCGACCTCGTGCCGATGTTCGAGTCGATGCGCGAGCTGTTCGAAATCCTCAACACGCGGCGGCACGCCCGCGGGTCCATCGATTTCGATCTCAAGGAGCCCGAGATCGTGCTCGACGACGAGGGCCTGGTCGAGGACATCATCGCGCTCGAGCGCAACGTGGCGCACCGGTTGATCGAGGAATTCATGCTGCTGGCCAACGAAACGGTCGCGCAGCATCTCGACGATGAGAACGTGCCCACGCTGTACCGGGTCCACGAGGAGCCGGATCCGGTCAAGGTCGAGGCGTTCGAGGAATTCGTGTCGACGCTCGGCTACTCGCTCGGCGCGCCCCAGAATGCGCTGCGGCCGAAGCACTTCCAGAAGCTGGTCGAACGAATCCACGGGACGCCCGAGGAGAAGCCGATCGCGTTCCTGATGCTGCGGACCATGCAGAAGGCCCGCTACGACGCCGCCAACCTCGGGCACTTCGGGCTCGCGGCGCAAAGCTACACGCATTTCACCTCCCCCATCCGCCGCTACCCCGATCTCGTCGTCCACCGCACCCTCCGCGAGTCACGGCGCGGCATGGCCGACGAGCGCCGGGCGGAGCTGACGGAGGACCTGCCGGAGGTCGCGCGCCACACGTCGGAGCGCGAGCGCCGCGCAGACGAGGCGGAGCGCGAGCTGGTGCAGTGGAAGAAGGTCCGCTTCATGGCGAACAAGGTCGGCGAGGAGTTCGACGGCTACATCACCGGCGTGTCCGCCTTCGGGCTCTTCATCGAGCTGATCGAGCACTTCGTCGAGGGCCTGGTCCACATCTCGACAATGGCGGACGACTACTACCGGTTCGTCGAGAACGCGCACACGCTCAAAGGGGAGAACACCGGAAAGGTCTACCGGCTCGGGGACAAAGTGACCGTGCAGGTCGTGCGCGTGGACATGGAGCGCCGGCAGATCGATCTCGGTCTCGTGGACATCCTCGAGTCCGTGCGGCGATCAGAACGGAACCGTGGGCCGCGCCGCGGCAAGGCGCAGCCCAGGAAGGAGCAGCACCTCAAGTCCACGCCGTCGCGCAGGCAGCGCCCGCGGCGCCGCGACCGCGCCGCGGGGCGCGGCCGCCGCTGA
- a CDS encoding DUF4147 domain-containing protein: MLDGFAPAAPANVRDVVLATGPHPLPGEDSVATARAALDLASRVDAASCLVLLLSGGASAIMAMPADGLTLAEKIAVNQAMLARGVPIAEMNAVRKHLSAVKGGWLAVRARACCTLAISDVIGAAEDDPSVIGSGPGVADRSTFADAVRALRAHGLWDEVPAAVRARLSKGERGEVSETPKPGEPRMAGASAFVIGSRRDAMEGARAVAETLGYRAVVIDEPTLGEARRAGPALVARALAWGREDAGMRPTCVISSGETTVHVRGSGRGGRNQELALAAVSALAESPWPVVLVSVGTDGVDGPTDAAGAIATADSLARAAALGAPSVAAALDANDSHSYFDRLGDLVRTGPTGTNVGDLQIVCWGQI, from the coding sequence ATGCTGGACGGATTTGCTCCGGCGGCCCCCGCCAACGTGCGCGACGTCGTGCTCGCCACCGGCCCGCACCCCTTGCCGGGAGAAGACAGCGTCGCGACCGCGCGTGCCGCGCTCGATTTGGCGTCGCGAGTGGACGCGGCCTCGTGTCTGGTGCTCCTGCTCTCGGGAGGCGCGTCGGCCATCATGGCGATGCCTGCCGACGGCCTGACCCTCGCCGAAAAGATTGCCGTCAATCAGGCCATGCTCGCACGTGGCGTCCCGATTGCGGAGATGAACGCCGTTCGCAAGCACCTCTCTGCCGTCAAAGGGGGGTGGCTCGCGGTGCGCGCCCGCGCGTGCTGCACGCTGGCGATCTCAGACGTGATTGGCGCGGCCGAAGACGATCCGAGCGTCATCGGATCCGGCCCGGGTGTGGCGGATCGCTCCACGTTCGCAGACGCGGTGCGGGCGCTCCGCGCGCACGGGCTCTGGGACGAGGTGCCCGCCGCAGTACGCGCGCGGTTGTCGAAAGGGGAGCGGGGTGAGGTGAGCGAGACGCCGAAGCCGGGCGAGCCGCGGATGGCCGGCGCGAGTGCGTTCGTGATTGGCAGCCGCCGCGACGCGATGGAAGGGGCGCGCGCCGTGGCGGAGACACTCGGGTATCGCGCGGTCGTGATCGACGAGCCCACGCTCGGGGAGGCGAGGCGTGCCGGTCCGGCGCTTGTCGCGCGGGCGCTTGCGTGGGGTCGAGAGGATGCCGGGATGCGTCCGACCTGCGTGATCAGCAGCGGCGAGACGACGGTGCACGTCCGCGGCTCCGGCCGCGGCGGGCGCAATCAGGAACTGGCCCTGGCGGCGGTGTCCGCGCTCGCGGAGTCTCCCTGGCCCGTTGTCCTGGTCAGTGTCGGCACCGACGGCGTTGATGGTCCGACTGATGCTGCTGGCGCCATTGCCACGGCCGATTCCCTCGCGCGCGCCGCCGCCCTCGGCGCGCCGTCGGTGGCCGCCGCGCTGGACGCAAACGACAGCCATTCCTATTTCGATCGCCTCGGCGATCTGGTCCGCACCGGCCCCACCGGCACCAACGTCGGCGACCTGCAAATTGTTTGTTGGGGTCAGATCTAG